One Polaribacter reichenbachii genomic window, CCTCCAACTCTTTGGGTTGGCGAGTTTACATCTAGAAACTGTGGATTTTCTAATTCTAATTTTTCTAATTCTTTAAGCTTAACATCAAACTCAAAATCTGATATTGTTGCATTATCTAACACATAATAGTTATAATTATGTGCGTTTAATTCATCACGAAGTGATTCTATTTTTTGTTGAATGGTCATTAAAACTGAACTTCTAAATTTTTTATAAAAATAGTGAAAACAACACTTGAAACAAAGGTAAATTAACTTTCGTAACCCCCTTAGTAATAGCATAAAGTTAGCAAACAGGTTTAGCCCAGATTGAAATGGCATCCTTTTTTTGTTTTTACAAAAAAAGATATAATGGAAAGCTGGAAATAGCTTCTAAAAAAAATAAACCCAAAACAAATGCTTTGGGTTTTATAATGGGATTGAAAGTATTACTGACTAATAGTATGTATAACGTCTTACTTTGGCAATGTATTTTGCCAAACGAATTACTTGATGTGAATAACCATATTCATTATCGTACCAAACATAAACTACAATTGTTTCTTTATCTGCTATGGTTGATTTGCTATCGAAAATTGATGGTGCTGTACAACCTATAATATCTGATGAAACCAACTCATTATCTAAAGAATATTTTATTTGCTCTACTAAATCGCCTTCTAATGCTCCTTGTTTTATAATTGCATTTACAGCATTTGTAGTAACTGGCCTCCTTAATTGTAAATTTAAGATTGCTAAAGATCCGTTTGGTACAGGAACTCGAATTGCATTTGAGGTTAATTTACCTTCTAAAACTGGAATTGCTTTTGAAACAGCTTTACCTGCACCTGTTTCTGTAATTACCATATTTAATGCTGCAGCTCTACCTCTTCTGTATTTTGAGTGAATATTATCTACTAAATTCTGATCATTAGTATAGGCATGTATGGTTTCTAGATGCCCTTTTTTAATTCCGAAATTGTCTTCTAAAACTTTTAAAATAGGTGTAATTGCATTTGTTGTACAAGAAGCTGCCGAAAAAACATCTACTGTATCAGGATTGTATTGTTTATGATTTACACCATGTACAATATTTGGTACTCCTTTTCCTGGTGCAGTTAATAAAACTTTACTTGCTCCTTTTGCTTTTAAATGTCTTGCCAAAGCAACATCGTCTCTAAAAGCACCTGTATTATCGATGATTAAAGCATCGTTAATTCCGAATTTTGTGTAATCTATGTCTTCTGGATTATTTGCAGAAATCATAGCAACTGTGGTTCCGTTAATAATTAAAGCTTCATTCTCTAGATCTGTTTGTACTGTTCCTAAAAAATCTCCGTGAACAGAATCTACACTTAATAATGATGCTCTTTTTTCTAAAATTGATTGGGAAATTTCGCCACGAGTAACAATGGCTCTTAATCTTAATTGAGAACCTTTACCCATTTTAGTCATTAACTCTCTAGCTAATAAACGACCAATTCTACCAAAACCATACAAAACAACATCTTTTGGAGTTATATTTTTAGCTTCTTTCGCATTTTTTAATTGTTTTTTTACAAAAGCAACTTTATCTGCACAGCCTTTAGGATTTAAATAACATTCATAAGTCAATTTACCAATATCTAATTTTGCTGCAGGCAAATCTACTTGCTCAATTGCTTTTGCAATACTTAAAACATCTTCGATAGTAATTTTTTTATTAATAAATTCTTTAGCATAATTGATTAAATTTAAAATTTCACTGGCTCTTTTATCTTGTAATTGATTTCTAAAAAGTACTAATTCTATGGATTTCTCATACCAAAGATTATTTAGGATATTAATAAATTCTACCGTAGCTTTTCTAGTTTTAGCTTGTGAAATAATTTCTTTTTCGTAATTCAGGGTTAATGACATAGCGTAATTAATTATTTATAGTTTCGACAAAAGTATTTCTTTTTTTGAAAATACGAAATCGATTTCGTATAAATTTTTTACACAAAAAAATCCTGATATAAAATATCAGGATTGAGTAAAATAATTAAGCAATAATTTATCTTATTGCATATCTTTCTGTTTCGCCATTTAGATTAATAACTTCTAAATAAAGCGGATTTCCATTACTTATATTACTATTATCAATAGCTCTTTTTGCTTCGGATGCATTTAAAACTGGTTTCTTATTTACTTTAGTAACAATAAAACCTCTTTTTACTCCATAATAAGATAAAGTTCTGTTTGCATTTTCGATGATTTTAGCTCCGCCTTTTAAATCGTACTTTTTTAATTCTTTTTCAGATAAATCTTTTAAAGAAATACCCAAACTACTTGCAATAAATGTACTTTTCTTATTTAATACAACTGTTTTAGTTAATAATTCTCCATCTCTATCAATTAAGACATTTACATTATCACCTGGTCTTTTAGATGTTAATTGCCCTTTTAACTCAGAAAACTTAGAGATTTTTACATTATTAATTTTCTTAATAACATCTCCTTTTTTTAATTCTGAATTATTTGCTCCTTCTTCATAGAATACATCACCAATTTTAACACCTTCATCATCATAATTTTGATCGATAGCAATGCCTAAAATTGCTTCTTGAACAGTACCAAATTCTAATAAATCATCTACAATTTTCTTTGCGATATTAGAAGGTACAGCAAACGAATAACCTACAAAAGAACCTGTTTTAGATGAAATTGCAGTATTTATACCTACTAATTCTCCTCTAATATTAACCAAAGCTCCACCACTATTTCCTGGATTTACAGCTGCATCTGTTTGTATAAAAGATTCAATATTTCTATTCCCTTCTAAATCTCTACCTTTTGCACTAACAATCCCTGCTGTTACTGTTGATGTTAAATTATAAGGATTACCAACTGCTAAAACCCATTCGCCAATTTTAATATTGTCTGAATTTGCAAAAGGAGTATAAGGTAAATCGATATCTGCTTCAATTTTTAGTAGAGCAATATCATTACTTGCATCTGCACCAATTAATTCTGCTTTGTATTTTTTCTGATTATTTAATGTAATCTGAATATCACTTGCATTATCAATTACGTGATTATTGGTTACAATATAACCATCAGAAGAAATAATAACTCCACTTCCTGTACCTACTTGTTCAAATTGCCTTTCTCCACTTCCATTACCAAAGAAAATATCTAAAGGATTTGTTTGTGTTCTTACAGTGGTATTTTTAACGTGAACAACAGAATTTACAGTTTTTTCTGCAGCTAATGTAAAATCTATAGTGGCTGCATTTAGTGTTGGTGAGCTAGGCTCATAAGCAGTATTAAAATTTGTTTGCACTGTTTGTGCGCTATTTGGTAGTGTTCTTTCTACCACAACAGTATCATTAAAAAGCAATTTGTAACCTCCTAAAGTTAAGGTTCCTCCTAAAATTGCCATTCCTAGTAAACTAAAAAATTTCTTCATAATTCTAAATTTTTATTAATCAAATATACAATTTTAACATTTTCAAAAATTCTGTTTAACTCGCTTTTAACGATTTTTAACCACGTTTTAACAGCCAATTTTTGTTAACGAAATCATTATCTTTGCCCAATGAATTTGACATTTTATAAATATCAAGGAACAGGAAACGACTTTGTTATGATAGATAACAGAACAAAAATCTTTCCAAAAAACAATACTGACAAAATTTCACAAATTTGTGACAGACATTTTGGTATTGGTGCAGATGGCATTATTTTAATTGAAAATGATGCTGATTACGATTTTAAAATGATTTATTTTAATGCTGATGGTAGTCAGACTTTTTGTGGTAATGGAGGTAGATGTGCTGTTGCTTTTGCAAAATATTTAAACATCATTAAAAACAAAACAACTTTTTTGGCATATGATGGTAAACATTATGCAGAAATTAATGACGGTATTATTAGTCTTCATATGATTGATGTTGATGAAATTATTGTAAAAGAAAATTCTGTTTTTGCTTATACCGGTACTCAACATCACGTAGAAATGGTTGATGAATTAGATGATTACCCTGTTTTTGCGAATGGTAAAAAAATTAGATATTCTTATGATGATCCTGGTAGTAATGTAAATTTTGCGCAGCAAATTAATGAAAACACATTTAGGGTAAGAACTTATGAAAAAGGTGTAGAAGATGAAACTTTAGCTTGTGGAACAGGTGTTACTGCTGTTGCAATTGCAATGCACAAAACAAATAAAACAAAAAGTAATTCTATTTCTTTACCTGTAGAAGGAGGAATTTTACAAGTTTCTTTTACCGAAAATGATGGTGTTTATACTAATGTATTTTTAAAAGGACCTGCTGAATTTGTTTTTGAAGGAAATATTTCTCTATAAACTATAGTATTGTTTTTTGACCACATAGGCACATAGATTACATAGTTTAATGTTTCTAAAAAGAAACATTATTTATAAATGAATTTTTATTAACTAAATCTAATTTAGATTAAACAAATTTATTTTTTTCTATATTACACTAAAAACTATGGAAATCAGCAAACAATATTTAAACGAATTAACCTATGCTTTTTTGGGTTGTTGTATAAATGTTCATA contains:
- the dapF gene encoding diaminopimelate epimerase; this encodes MNLTFYKYQGTGNDFVMIDNRTKIFPKNNTDKISQICDRHFGIGADGIILIENDADYDFKMIYFNADGSQTFCGNGGRCAVAFAKYLNIIKNKTTFLAYDGKHYAEINDGIISLHMIDVDEIIVKENSVFAYTGTQHHVEMVDELDDYPVFANGKKIRYSYDDPGSNVNFAQQINENTFRVRTYEKGVEDETLACGTGVTAVAIAMHKTNKTKSNSISLPVEGGILQVSFTENDGVYTNVFLKGPAEFVFEGNISL
- a CDS encoding trypsin-like peptidase domain-containing protein, with the protein product MKKFFSLLGMAILGGTLTLGGYKLLFNDTVVVERTLPNSAQTVQTNFNTAYEPSSPTLNAATIDFTLAAEKTVNSVVHVKNTTVRTQTNPLDIFFGNGSGERQFEQVGTGSGVIISSDGYIVTNNHVIDNASDIQITLNNQKKYKAELIGADASNDIALLKIEADIDLPYTPFANSDNIKIGEWVLAVGNPYNLTSTVTAGIVSAKGRDLEGNRNIESFIQTDAAVNPGNSGGALVNIRGELVGINTAISSKTGSFVGYSFAVPSNIAKKIVDDLLEFGTVQEAILGIAIDQNYDDEGVKIGDVFYEEGANNSELKKGDVIKKINNVKISKFSELKGQLTSKRPGDNVNVLIDRDGELLTKTVVLNKKSTFIASSLGISLKDLSEKELKKYDLKGGAKIIENANRTLSYYGVKRGFIVTKVNKKPVLNASEAKRAIDNSNISNGNPLYLEVINLNGETERYAIR
- a CDS encoding glyceraldehyde-3-phosphate dehydrogenase, yielding MSLTLNYEKEIISQAKTRKATVEFINILNNLWYEKSIELVLFRNQLQDKRASEILNLINYAKEFINKKITIEDVLSIAKAIEQVDLPAAKLDIGKLTYECYLNPKGCADKVAFVKKQLKNAKEAKNITPKDVVLYGFGRIGRLLARELMTKMGKGSQLRLRAIVTRGEISQSILEKRASLLSVDSVHGDFLGTVQTDLENEALIINGTTVAMISANNPEDIDYTKFGINDALIIDNTGAFRDDVALARHLKAKGASKVLLTAPGKGVPNIVHGVNHKQYNPDTVDVFSAASCTTNAITPILKVLEDNFGIKKGHLETIHAYTNDQNLVDNIHSKYRRGRAAALNMVITETGAGKAVSKAIPVLEGKLTSNAIRVPVPNGSLAILNLQLRRPVTTNAVNAIIKQGALEGDLVEQIKYSLDNELVSSDIIGCTAPSIFDSKSTIADKETIVVYVWYDNEYGYSHQVIRLAKYIAKVRRYTYY